A region from the uncultured Sunxiuqinia sp. genome encodes:
- a CDS encoding DUF3857 domain-containing protein: MKKSIFFLPFFFLLSAYCFGQQKFNVSLIADSLIEEADAVIRYSDTKYIRNSIDHYQKSVYFVATVLNANGRSSSNLNIYYDRNSSISSIEINIYDEAGNLVKKVKKKDINDYAYNNSYTLMSDSRIKYYSPSQNYYPYTVEYSYTIDHKSVVGFKNWHPTDWFNNSAESAQLTFETPGELKLNYKELNADFKAKLEVRGNTTIYRWEIKNLKAIKEEPMSPPYLDQLPTVMLAPSEVSFEGYTGDFSSWKSMGHWTLGLMKDRQELPNETITKIKELTDTIETDREKVKAIYKYMQRKTRYVNIALGIGGYQPLPASAVDSKGYGDCKALSNYMRSLLQCVGINAHYSEIGSGKNQQIKYPEFPSTNQTNHIIVCVPLRTDTVWLECTNQNFPFGYIGSSNSNRFTLLITEAGGVLAKTPTYEAENNYRKSTIDIKLNENGGADFTLNSHFSNCSYEDVFPYINRSIEEQKKFLLRSLDVDALSIDDFSLLDTSNDQASARLSLDGNNKSYSLKAGTRLLFQPSFIYSNDFPLIISNDRIQSIYEPIGYTYQDSITISIPSTYDIEFIPHDSKLTSVYGIHQLSYSAVYNQMITIKRSVTINQGQYPPSSFEEINRFLKECSSTENEKIVLKKKST; encoded by the coding sequence ATGAAAAAGTCAATCTTTTTTCTTCCATTCTTTTTTCTTCTGTCAGCTTATTGCTTTGGACAACAAAAGTTTAACGTTTCCCTGATTGCTGATTCTTTAATAGAGGAAGCTGATGCTGTTATACGGTATTCAGACACCAAATACATAAGAAATTCAATTGACCATTATCAGAAATCCGTTTATTTTGTTGCCACTGTTTTAAATGCCAACGGCCGTTCTTCTTCAAATCTAAATATCTACTACGACAGGAATTCAAGTATTAGTTCAATAGAAATCAACATTTATGACGAAGCCGGAAATCTCGTGAAAAAAGTCAAGAAAAAGGACATAAACGATTACGCCTATAACAATAGTTACACATTGATGAGTGATAGCAGAATAAAATATTACTCGCCATCGCAAAATTATTATCCGTACACAGTCGAATATTCATATACGATTGACCACAAGAGTGTCGTTGGATTTAAGAACTGGCATCCGACTGATTGGTTTAACAATTCTGCAGAAAGCGCTCAGTTAACTTTTGAAACACCCGGAGAGCTAAAACTGAACTACAAAGAGCTAAATGCTGATTTTAAAGCCAAGCTTGAAGTGCGGGGAAATACGACTATTTACAGATGGGAAATTAAGAATCTAAAGGCGATTAAAGAAGAACCGATGTCTCCTCCTTATTTAGATCAGCTCCCGACCGTGATGCTGGCTCCTTCCGAAGTTTCATTTGAAGGATACACCGGTGATTTTAGCAGTTGGAAGAGTATGGGACACTGGACTCTAGGACTCATGAAAGACAGACAGGAGCTACCAAACGAAACGATTACAAAAATCAAAGAACTAACAGATACAATCGAAACCGACAGGGAAAAAGTTAAAGCGATTTATAAATATATGCAAAGAAAAACACGGTATGTGAACATCGCCTTAGGCATTGGAGGTTATCAACCACTTCCGGCTTCCGCCGTCGACAGCAAAGGATATGGCGACTGTAAAGCATTAAGCAACTATATGCGCTCTTTATTGCAGTGTGTGGGGATCAACGCTCACTACTCTGAAATTGGAAGTGGGAAAAACCAACAAATCAAATATCCTGAATTTCCCAGCACGAATCAGACTAATCATATTATTGTGTGCGTTCCACTGAGAACTGATACAGTTTGGTTAGAATGCACCAATCAAAACTTCCCGTTTGGTTATATCGGCTCAAGCAATTCAAATAGATTTACGCTACTTATTACTGAAGCGGGAGGAGTGCTCGCAAAAACACCAACTTACGAAGCAGAAAACAATTACCGAAAATCCACAATAGACATCAAGCTAAATGAAAATGGTGGAGCTGACTTTACTCTCAATTCCCATTTTTCAAATTGTTCCTACGAAGATGTTTTTCCATATATCAACAGGTCTATAGAAGAACAAAAGAAATTCCTTCTAAGATCACTTGACGTTGATGCACTATCAATAGATGATTTCTCTCTTCTGGATACGTCTAACGATCAAGCCTCAGCTCGCTTAAGCTTGGATGGGAATAACAAAAGTTACTCCTTAAAAGCCGGCACTCGTCTGCTATTCCAACCTAGTTTCATTTATTCAAATGACTTTCCTCTAATAATTAGCAACGACCGAATCCAAAGCATTTATGAACCAATAGGATACACATATCAAGATAGCATCACAATATCAATACCCTCAACCTATGATATTGAATTCATCCCACATGATTCTAAATTGACCTCAGTATATGGAATACACCAACTTTCATACTCTGCTGTATACAATCAAATGATTACAATTAAACGATCAGTAACAATAAATCAAGGTCAATACCCTCCCTCCTCTTTTGAAGAAATAAATCGATTCCTAAAAGAATGTAGTTCTACCGAAAATGAAAAAATAGTACTGAAAAAGAAATCAACTTAG
- a CDS encoding SDR family oxidoreductase has protein sequence MELQVKDKVFMLAASSKGLGYGIARELAKDGAIVCLASRTETELKLAAKKLHQETGAEVFPFVMDAASPDSILNWTNAVINRFERIDGLLVNAGGPPAGGFQDFTDNDWLKAFELTLMSAVRMIHAVLPSMKANGGSILTITSMSVKEPIETLLLSNVFRSGVTSLVKSLAKELAPHQVRVNNLMPGRIDTDRVRSLDQIKAQQSDLPVEDIQKANCKTIPLGRYGSTDEFGKAGAFLLSEAASYITGASLQVDGGLIKTVW, from the coding sequence ATGGAACTACAGGTAAAAGATAAAGTTTTCATGCTCGCTGCGTCCAGCAAAGGCTTGGGATATGGAATTGCCCGCGAACTGGCAAAGGATGGTGCCATTGTATGCCTGGCAAGCAGAACAGAGACTGAGTTGAAGCTAGCGGCCAAAAAATTGCATCAAGAAACGGGAGCAGAGGTTTTCCCTTTTGTTATGGACGCAGCGTCACCTGATTCTATTTTGAATTGGACAAACGCGGTGATAAACCGTTTTGAACGCATTGACGGGCTTTTAGTGAATGCAGGTGGCCCTCCGGCTGGCGGATTTCAGGACTTTACGGACAATGACTGGCTAAAAGCTTTTGAGCTAACCCTAATGAGTGCCGTTCGGATGATACACGCAGTTTTACCATCGATGAAAGCAAATGGCGGAAGTATTCTGACAATTACATCCATGTCGGTAAAAGAACCAATCGAGACTCTGCTTTTGTCCAATGTATTTCGCTCAGGGGTCACCAGCTTGGTAAAATCACTCGCTAAAGAACTTGCTCCCCACCAAGTCCGTGTCAACAATCTGATGCCTGGCCGAATTGATACCGATCGGGTGCGCTCACTCGATCAAATTAAAGCGCAACAAAGCGACCTTCCTGTTGAAGATATTCAAAAGGCGAATTGCAAAACCATTCCCTTGGGACGCTATGGGAGTACGGATGAATTTGGAAAAGCCGGTGCTTTTTTGCTTTCCGAGGCAGCGTCATACATTACCGGAGCGAGTTTACAAGTCGATGGCGGATTAATAAAAACCGTTTGGTAG
- a CDS encoding long-chain fatty acid--CoA ligase, producing MGQGVTRTFDILDYCEKNYPREDALGGKANGKWYTYSTAEYKQKSDEFAKGILSFGLNKGDKVATVTTNCPEWNFVDMGLAMAGLVHVPIYPTIGEDEYQYILEHAEVKYLIVGDKKLFDKIYPVAKEIKSIQGIYAFEDFEGCAHFREILEIGKAKKDEQTDQLEHIKQSVSPEEIATLIYTSGTTGVPKGVMLTHRNLVSNFLSHVNVHHLGADHRVISFLPLCHVYERSVNYHFQYKGMGVYYVGNLGQIVPAIKEIKPHIFNSVPRLLERIYDGFVSKGKELTGIKKVIYFWALHLTRHFEYNKKYSVFLKLRIRLADKLVYSKWREALGNNITYIVSGGAALQPRIARVLGMAGMQVLEGYGLTETSPVIAVNNPATGEMKIGTVGGVLDCVEVKIADDGEILCKGPSVMKGYYKAPDLTDEVIDEQGWFHTGDIGFLDEGTFLKITDRKKEMFKMSGGKYIAPQMIENKLKESFFIEQAMVIGENEKFGSALISPNFEYLHDWCSQHKIHFRDNEDLVQKKEVNSQFFKEVSIINKSLGQHEEIKRFRLVCEEWTPQSGELSPTLKLKRNFVTKKYQHIIDEIYASSKSNNGGGGLKLPKMKVNLRFDSNELLKKLRF from the coding sequence ATGGGACAAGGCGTTACTAGAACCTTTGATATTCTTGATTATTGTGAAAAGAATTATCCTCGCGAAGATGCCCTTGGAGGTAAGGCCAATGGAAAATGGTATACTTATTCTACGGCTGAGTATAAACAAAAATCAGATGAGTTTGCAAAAGGAATTTTATCCTTTGGCTTAAACAAAGGTGATAAAGTTGCCACGGTAACAACTAATTGTCCGGAGTGGAACTTTGTGGATATGGGACTTGCAATGGCAGGTTTGGTTCATGTCCCGATTTATCCGACAATCGGAGAAGACGAGTATCAATATATTTTAGAGCACGCTGAAGTCAAATACCTGATTGTTGGGGATAAAAAGCTATTTGACAAAATTTATCCTGTTGCGAAAGAAATCAAGTCAATTCAGGGAATTTATGCCTTTGAAGATTTTGAGGGCTGTGCTCATTTCAGAGAAATTTTGGAGATCGGCAAGGCTAAAAAGGATGAACAGACCGATCAGTTAGAACACATAAAGCAGTCTGTAAGTCCCGAAGAAATTGCAACGCTGATTTATACTTCAGGAACTACCGGAGTTCCCAAGGGAGTGATGCTGACTCATCGAAACCTGGTTTCAAATTTTTTATCGCACGTTAATGTACACCACTTGGGGGCTGATCACCGGGTGATTAGCTTTCTTCCGCTTTGCCATGTTTATGAGCGTAGTGTGAACTATCATTTTCAGTATAAAGGAATGGGCGTTTATTACGTTGGTAACCTAGGACAGATCGTGCCGGCCATTAAGGAAATTAAACCTCATATTTTTAACTCGGTGCCACGCCTGCTCGAACGTATTTACGATGGATTTGTATCGAAAGGGAAGGAGTTGACAGGAATCAAAAAGGTGATATACTTTTGGGCATTGCACTTAACTCGTCATTTTGAGTATAATAAAAAGTATTCTGTTTTTCTGAAGTTGAGGATCCGGTTAGCCGATAAACTTGTTTATTCGAAATGGCGTGAGGCACTGGGAAATAATATTACTTATATCGTTTCTGGTGGAGCTGCTTTGCAACCCCGAATTGCCCGAGTTCTTGGCATGGCTGGCATGCAGGTTCTTGAAGGTTACGGATTGACTGAAACCTCACCGGTAATAGCGGTTAACAATCCGGCTACCGGAGAAATGAAAATCGGCACTGTTGGCGGAGTGTTAGACTGTGTGGAGGTAAAAATTGCTGATGACGGGGAAATTCTTTGTAAAGGACCATCAGTTATGAAAGGTTACTATAAAGCACCCGATTTAACCGATGAGGTAATTGACGAGCAAGGATGGTTTCACACAGGGGATATTGGCTTTTTGGACGAAGGAACCTTTTTGAAAATTACCGACCGGAAAAAGGAGATGTTTAAGATGTCGGGCGGAAAGTATATCGCCCCTCAAATGATTGAAAATAAGTTAAAAGAGTCTTTCTTTATTGAACAGGCCATGGTGATTGGCGAAAATGAAAAGTTTGGAAGTGCTTTAATTTCTCCCAACTTTGAGTATTTGCACGACTGGTGTTCTCAGCATAAAATCCATTTTCGTGACAACGAAGACTTGGTGCAAAAAAAGGAAGTGAATTCCCAGTTTTTCAAGGAGGTGTCAATCATCAACAAATCATTGGGGCAGCATGAAGAGATTAAGCGTTTTCGCCTGGTGTGTGAAGAATGGACACCGCAAAGTGGAGAGCTTTCGCCAACACTCAAATTGAAGCGTAATTTCGTAACGAAAAAGTATCAACACATTATCGATGAAATCTATGCCAGTTCAAAATCGAACAATGGAGGAGGTGGGTTAAAACTGCCTAAAATGAAAGTTAATCTTCGGTTTGACTCAAATGAACTACTCAAAAAACTAAGGTTTTAA
- the ccsB gene encoding c-type cytochrome biogenesis protein CcsB yields MKKIYQFLVSTSFMGFLLLVLAFSMAIATFVESSYGTPAAKSLIYNTHWFELVFLLLGINLVHNLLRYRLYTKKKLTIGLFHLSFIVIILGAAVTRYISFEGVMHIREGSSNNYIVSTDSYFTLKTPEKEIEKKVIFSELTPNQFSKSIDLEGQSVSVKSVGFVKHAVKTPVENPNGVPLVDFVVSAGQGMQSFTFGKGETINLGAAIVGFEGNADIRFEQEGSAFFIVTDRDLELRSMTGGESKLIPAGSRTELQTMQLYAFDNYMLLMKKYYETASLRVSKDETGNAQEDAVIVEISDGERQAVINVFGRAGQIGDPVTYMVGNTAIELTYGSQPVYLPFSLGLKDFQLERYIGSESPSSFASEIELVDPEKNVRRDVRIFMNNTLQYRGYRFYQSSYDQDELGTVLSVNKDFWGTLVTYIGYLLLTVALILSLFNKNSYFQFLVRHLKSSANTKMAILLFGFTMVGSQSFAQESSANIIPPLNEQLVEDFSELWVHGRDGRIEPMSTLSSEILRKLSRKSSLNGMSSDEVVLSMNLYPDYWKTVPFIKIDPEIAKTLGVIHKYAKILDLFDESGQYQITDEVKAAFAKAPALRNKLEKEYIYLDERLNISFMIFSGNLFTFFPPENQTDAWWPAGSNPTGYPSADSLFVNRSFNLLAESIKTESEIQPRQIIATIASFQQKFGAEILPSEQRKLAEILYNSYQPFKRIFPWYLLIGFTLLTVLFVNVFRRKTIGNITKYIFTGLIFLIFLIHTGGLILRWYIAGHAPWSNGYESMIYVAWAVMLAGVIFGRKYPMVLGTAAFLTGITLFVAHLNWMNPEITHLVPVLKSYWLLIHVAIITASYGFIGLSSFLGILVLILYVLIKESNKENVAYFIDQLTTISELSATIGLYMLTIGTFLGGVWANESWGRYWGWDPKETWALITVVIFAFIVHMRMIPSLKGRYNYNLATVIGFTSVLMTYFGVNYFLSGMHSYGKGSANGIHWAVYVAFGVIAILAVWSYIKYKKYEEVIE; encoded by the coding sequence ATGAAGAAAATATATCAATTTCTGGTTTCCACTTCTTTTATGGGTTTTTTATTATTGGTACTTGCTTTTTCAATGGCTATAGCTACTTTCGTCGAAAGTAGTTATGGCACTCCGGCAGCAAAATCGCTGATATATAACACACATTGGTTCGAGCTTGTATTCTTATTGTTGGGAATTAACTTGGTGCATAATCTTTTACGCTATCGTTTATATACCAAAAAGAAGCTGACTATTGGATTGTTTCACTTGTCATTCATCGTTATCATTCTGGGAGCAGCCGTTACTCGTTACATTAGTTTTGAAGGGGTAATGCATATTCGCGAAGGAAGTTCAAACAATTATATTGTTTCAACTGACTCTTATTTCACACTAAAAACACCGGAGAAGGAAATTGAAAAGAAAGTTATTTTTTCGGAGCTAACACCAAATCAGTTTAGCAAAAGTATCGACCTTGAAGGTCAATCGGTGAGTGTTAAGTCTGTCGGCTTTGTGAAGCATGCTGTTAAAACTCCTGTGGAAAATCCAAATGGGGTGCCATTGGTGGATTTTGTGGTTTCAGCAGGACAAGGTATGCAGAGCTTTACTTTTGGGAAAGGAGAAACAATAAACTTAGGGGCGGCCATTGTCGGCTTCGAAGGCAATGCTGATATTCGTTTTGAGCAGGAAGGCTCAGCTTTTTTCATAGTGACCGACAGGGATTTGGAGCTACGTTCGATGACTGGAGGTGAATCAAAACTAATTCCTGCCGGGTCGCGAACAGAATTACAAACCATGCAGTTATATGCCTTTGATAATTATATGTTACTAATGAAGAAGTATTATGAGACAGCTAGTTTGCGAGTTAGCAAAGATGAAACGGGAAATGCTCAGGAAGATGCAGTTATTGTTGAAATTTCGGATGGGGAGCGACAGGCTGTTATTAATGTTTTCGGGCGTGCCGGGCAAATTGGAGATCCCGTAACCTATATGGTTGGAAATACAGCGATTGAACTTACTTATGGTTCTCAGCCCGTTTATTTGCCATTTAGTTTGGGGTTGAAAGATTTTCAATTGGAACGTTACATAGGTTCAGAAAGCCCATCGTCATTTGCGAGTGAAATTGAATTAGTTGATCCCGAAAAAAACGTAAGGCGGGATGTGCGGATTTTTATGAATAACACATTGCAATATCGAGGCTATCGTTTTTACCAATCTTCATACGATCAGGATGAGTTGGGAACAGTTCTTTCTGTCAACAAGGATTTTTGGGGAACTCTAGTGACATACATTGGCTATTTGCTTTTGACGGTGGCGCTTATCTTATCATTATTCAATAAAAATTCGTATTTCCAGTTTTTAGTACGTCATCTAAAGTCATCGGCTAATACAAAAATGGCCATATTACTTTTTGGATTTACGATGGTCGGAAGTCAGAGTTTTGCTCAGGAGAGCTCTGCCAATATAATTCCTCCGCTGAATGAGCAGCTGGTCGAGGATTTTTCAGAGCTGTGGGTGCATGGGCGTGACGGACGTATCGAGCCCATGTCAACCTTGTCGAGCGAAATCTTACGAAAATTAAGCCGGAAATCATCATTGAATGGCATGTCGTCAGACGAAGTTGTGCTGAGCATGAATCTTTATCCGGATTATTGGAAAACAGTTCCATTTATTAAGATTGATCCTGAGATTGCGAAGACTCTTGGCGTTATTCATAAGTATGCTAAAATTCTCGATTTGTTTGATGAAAGCGGACAATATCAAATTACCGACGAGGTAAAAGCAGCTTTTGCAAAAGCACCAGCTTTAAGGAATAAATTGGAAAAAGAATACATTTATTTGGACGAACGATTGAATATCAGCTTTATGATATTCAGTGGTAACTTGTTTACTTTTTTTCCGCCCGAAAATCAAACCGATGCCTGGTGGCCGGCGGGTAGCAATCCAACGGGATATCCTTCAGCCGACTCCCTGTTTGTGAACCGCAGCTTTAATTTGCTGGCCGAGTCAATCAAAACAGAATCGGAGATTCAGCCACGGCAAATTATAGCTACGATCGCTTCATTTCAGCAAAAGTTTGGAGCTGAGATTTTACCATCAGAACAACGGAAATTAGCAGAAATATTATACAACAGTTATCAGCCTTTTAAGCGCATTTTCCCGTGGTATTTACTAATCGGATTTACGTTGTTAACAGTTCTTTTTGTGAATGTCTTTCGCAGAAAAACGATTGGCAATATCACTAAATATATTTTCACCGGTTTGATCTTTCTTATTTTTCTGATTCATACCGGTGGACTGATTTTACGCTGGTATATTGCCGGTCATGCACCATGGAGTAACGGTTACGAATCGATGATTTACGTTGCGTGGGCAGTTATGCTGGCTGGTGTTATTTTTGGCCGGAAATATCCGATGGTTCTCGGGACAGCCGCTTTTTTGACTGGTATCACGTTGTTTGTTGCTCATCTGAACTGGATGAATCCTGAAATTACTCATTTGGTACCGGTGCTCAAATCGTACTGGTTGCTCATTCATGTTGCTATTATTACTGCAAGTTATGGGTTTATTGGCCTAAGTTCATTTTTGGGTATTTTGGTTCTGATTTTATATGTGCTTATTAAGGAAAGTAACAAAGAAAATGTCGCCTACTTTATCGATCAGCTGACAACCATCAGCGAGTTGTCGGCAACCATCGGACTCTACATGCTTACCATTGGAACCTTTTTGGGAGGTGTTTGGGCTAACGAAAGTTGGGGGCGCTACTGGGGATGGGATCCCAAGGAAACCTGGGCTTTAATTACTGTAGTCATATTTGCTTTTATTGTTCATATGAGAATGATTCCTTCCTTGAAAGGCCGTTATAATTATAATCTGGCAACGGTAATCGGCTTTACCTCTGTGCTGATGACTTATTTTGGTGTCAACTACTTTTTATCGGGCATGCACTCTTATGGTAAAGGATCGGCCAATGGTATTCATTGGGCTGTTTACGTTGCTTTTGGGGTGATAGCTATTCTGGCTGTTTGGTCATACATCAAATATAAAAAATATGAAGAGGTGATCGAATAG
- a CDS encoding DUF2892 domain-containing protein: MKKNMGIADRVIRATVAVLIAILYFANIITGTLAIVLLIFACILLLTSVVSFCPLYMPFGLRTCKKEN, from the coding sequence ATGAAAAAGAACATGGGAATCGCCGATCGGGTCATTCGGGCAACTGTAGCCGTACTAATTGCTATTTTATATTTTGCCAATATTATTACGGGCACACTTGCAATTGTTCTGCTAATTTTTGCTTGCATTCTACTACTCACCAGTGTGGTTAGCTTTTGCCCGCTATACATGCCATTTGGATTGAGAACCTGTAAAAAAGAGAATTAA
- a CDS encoding DUF2007 domain-containing protein codes for MIRTPDRETVVVFRGHPMKAEMVHELLKGHEIISFINNELMGSIAPWQVSAGGFQPVEIVINKRDEPKAISLIEEFQSAT; via the coding sequence ATGATCCGAACACCAGACAGGGAAACAGTTGTCGTCTTTAGAGGCCATCCAATGAAAGCTGAAATGGTCCATGAACTCTTAAAAGGTCACGAAATAATAAGTTTCATAAATAACGAACTTATGGGAAGTATTGCACCTTGGCAAGTATCAGCGGGTGGATTTCAACCCGTTGAAATTGTCATCAATAAAAGAGATGAGCCGAAAGCCATTTCTTTGATTGAAGAATTTCAGTCGGCGACATAA
- the alaS gene encoding alanine--tRNA ligase: MEMNSKAIRKAFLDFFISKQHTIVDSAPMVVKNDPTLMFTNAGMNQFKDIFLGNQPAKSVRVADTQKCLRVSGKHNDLEEVGHDTYHHTMFEMLGNWSFGDYFKEDAINWAWEFLHDKMGIHPDRMYATVFEGSADDKLGLDEEAKHLWLQHLPAHHVLNGNKKDNFWEMGDTGPCGPCSELHVDLRDDQERSTVPGADLVNKDHPLVIEIWNLVFIQFNRRANGSLEELPAKHVDTGMGFERLCMVLQNKKSNYDTDVFQTVISKLAELCGEKYGESEKEDIAMRVIADHLRAIAFAIADGQLPSNNKAGYVIRRILRRAVRYGYTFLNFREAFIHKLVKALKENMGEAFPELQSQQELIEKVIKEEEESFLRTLETGIRLLDDVMGKTKKEKLSIVSGKSAFELYDTFGFPLDLTELILRENGLSVNRVEFEAEMKKQKDRSRNAAAQETSDWVELKKIDEVKFLGYTTLEADIQIAHYRKVKQKDKEFYHLVFDQTPFYGESGGQAGDIGYIEANGAKTSIIDTQKENNLTVHIAKELPSDPKATFKAIVSNQKRKLTANNHTATHLLDQALREVLGTHVEQKGSLVNADYLRFDFSHFQKVSKEQLDKIQARVNELIRQNYEQEEKQDVPFAEAQKMGAIALFGEKYGDNVRVIKFGDSVELCGGTHVPKTGQIGYFVITSESAISAGVRRIEAITADKAESYINKNMDELLELRGLFNNTKNLTKSVNDLMHENAALKKQLEASEKQAAAGVKDELRKNIKSLDGVNVIAAKVNLDSPQAIKDLAFQLKGEVDNLFLVLGAEIKGKPSLSIMIADNLVKGKGLNAGQIVREAAKEMKGGGGGQPFYATAGGKDVAGLEAAIAKAESFVG, translated from the coding sequence ATGGAGATGAATTCCAAAGCGATCAGAAAGGCCTTTCTGGACTTTTTTATTTCAAAGCAACATACCATAGTCGATTCAGCCCCAATGGTGGTAAAAAATGATCCAACACTCATGTTTACCAATGCCGGGATGAACCAATTCAAAGATATTTTTCTGGGCAATCAGCCGGCGAAATCAGTGCGGGTAGCCGATACCCAAAAATGCCTGCGGGTTTCCGGTAAGCATAACGATTTGGAAGAGGTGGGACATGATACTTACCACCATACCATGTTTGAGATGCTCGGAAATTGGTCGTTTGGCGACTATTTTAAGGAAGATGCGATCAACTGGGCTTGGGAATTTTTGCACGACAAAATGGGGATTCATCCTGACCGGATGTATGCGACTGTTTTCGAGGGTAGTGCTGATGATAAGTTAGGGCTGGATGAAGAAGCCAAGCATCTTTGGTTACAACATTTACCTGCTCATCATGTTTTGAACGGAAATAAGAAGGATAACTTTTGGGAAATGGGCGACACCGGTCCTTGTGGCCCTTGTTCTGAACTTCATGTGGATTTGCGGGATGACCAGGAACGGTCAACAGTGCCCGGCGCTGACTTGGTGAATAAAGATCATCCGTTGGTGATTGAAATTTGGAACCTGGTATTCATTCAGTTTAACCGGAGAGCCAATGGCAGTCTGGAAGAGTTGCCGGCAAAACACGTGGACACCGGAATGGGCTTTGAGCGTTTGTGTATGGTACTGCAAAATAAAAAGTCGAACTACGACACCGATGTTTTTCAAACGGTAATTAGCAAGCTGGCTGAGCTTTGTGGCGAAAAGTATGGCGAAAGTGAGAAGGAAGATATTGCCATGCGCGTAATTGCTGACCACTTGAGAGCTATTGCGTTTGCTATTGCTGACGGACAGTTGCCTTCAAACAATAAAGCCGGGTATGTGATTCGCCGAATTTTGCGTCGTGCGGTGCGTTATGGTTATACTTTCCTAAATTTCCGCGAGGCTTTTATTCATAAGCTGGTTAAAGCATTGAAAGAGAATATGGGAGAAGCATTTCCTGAGTTACAGTCGCAGCAGGAGTTGATAGAGAAAGTAATTAAAGAGGAAGAAGAAAGCTTTTTGCGTACCCTTGAAACCGGAATTCGACTGCTGGATGATGTGATGGGTAAGACTAAAAAAGAAAAGCTTTCGATTGTGTCAGGCAAAAGCGCTTTTGAACTTTACGATACATTCGGATTCCCATTGGATTTAACGGAGCTGATCTTACGTGAGAATGGTTTGTCGGTTAATCGTGTTGAGTTTGAGGCGGAAATGAAAAAGCAGAAAGATCGCTCGCGAAACGCTGCGGCTCAGGAAACCAGCGATTGGGTAGAATTAAAGAAAATTGATGAAGTGAAGTTTCTGGGTTACACAACACTTGAAGCAGATATTCAAATCGCCCATTATCGGAAAGTGAAACAAAAAGATAAGGAGTTTTATCATCTGGTTTTCGACCAAACACCATTTTATGGTGAGTCCGGAGGTCAGGCAGGAGACATCGGTTATATCGAAGCTAACGGTGCTAAAACAAGCATCATCGACACACAAAAGGAAAATAACCTGACGGTTCATATTGCAAAGGAATTACCATCTGATCCCAAAGCAACTTTTAAAGCAATTGTCAGTAATCAGAAACGTAAGCTGACTGCAAATAACCACACGGCAACGCATTTGCTCGATCAAGCTTTACGGGAAGTACTGGGGACGCATGTTGAGCAAAAAGGGTCGTTGGTTAATGCGGATTACTTACGATTTGACTTCTCGCATTTTCAGAAAGTAAGCAAGGAACAACTGGATAAAATTCAGGCTCGTGTAAATGAGCTGATTCGTCAAAACTATGAGCAAGAAGAAAAGCAGGATGTGCCTTTTGCTGAAGCTCAGAAAATGGGTGCCATTGCTTTGTTTGGTGAAAAATATGGCGACAATGTACGGGTAATTAAGTTTGGCGACTCAGTGGAGCTTTGTGGCGGAACACACGTTCCGAAAACCGGGCAAATTGGCTATTTTGTGATTACTTCCGAAAGTGCTATTTCTGCCGGTGTTCGTCGTATTGAGGCAATTACAGCTGATAAAGCAGAAAGCTACATTAATAAAAATATGGATGAGCTTCTTGAATTACGGGGCTTGTTCAATAACACCAAAAACCTAACGAAATCAGTTAATGATTTGATGCACGAAAATGCAGCGCTGAAAAAGCAATTGGAGGCATCTGAGAAGCAAGCTGCAGCTGGAGTGAAAGATGAATTGAGGAAAAACATTAAGTCACTTGACGGGGTAAATGTTATTGCGGCTAAGGTCAATTTAGATTCGCCGCAAGCCATTAAAGATTTAGCGTTCCAGTTGAAAGGCGAAGTTGATAATCTTTTCCTGGTGTTAGGAGCTGAAATAAAAGGAAAACCAAGTTTGAGCATTATGATTGCTGACAATCTGGTGAAAGGAAAAGGTTTAAATGCTGGGCAGATTGTTCGCGAAGCTGCTAAAGAAATGAAAGGCGGCGGTGGCGGTCAACCATTTTATGCGACAGCAGGAGGTAAGGATGTTGCCGGACTTGAAGCAGCGATTGCCAAAGCAGAATCATTTGTAGGTTAA